In the Nocardia asteroides genome, GCAAGCCGGTGCAGCCGGGCAGGCTCGTCGTGCTCACCTCCGGCACCTCGGGCACCCCGAAGGGCGCGCGCCGCCCGCACCCGAAGGGGTTCGCGACGGTCGCCGCGCTGATGTCCCGGATTCCGCTGCGCAGCGACGAGAACATGCTGATCCCGGCGCCGCTCTTCCACACCTGGGGGCTGGCCGCGCTGCAGCTGAGCACCGCGATCCGGGCTACCGTGGTGCTGCCGGACCGGTTCGACGCGCAGGAGTGCCTGCGGCTGGTGCACGAACACCGGATCACCACGCTGATCGTCGTGCCGATCATGGTGAACCGCATCCTGGACCTGCCCGCCGGCGTGCGCGACCGCTACGACACCTCCAGCCTGCGCATCGTCGCGAGCTGCGGCGCCCCGCTGGCCGGGGCCACCGTGCTCGACTTCATGGACACCTACGGCGACATCCTCTACAACGTCTACGGCTCCACCGAGGTCTCCTGGGCGACCATCGCCGACCCGGACGACCTGCGCACCTCCCCCACCACCGCGGGCCGCCCGCCGCTCGGCACCAGGCTGGGGGTGCTCGGCCCGGACCGCAAGCCGCTGCCGGTCGGCCGGATCGGGCGGGTCTTCGTCGGCAACCACATGCTCTTCGACGGCTACGTGAACTCCGCGCCGCCGGACGAGGCGGACGGCATGCTCGACACCGGCGACCTCGGCTACCTGGACGCCACCGGCAAGTTGTTCATCGCGGGCCGCGACGACGAGATGATCATCTCCGGCGGCGAGAACGTCTTCCCGCGCCCGGTCGAGGAGGCGCTGGCGCATCTGCCGCAGGTGAGCGAGGTGGCGGTGGTCGGCGTCCCGGATCGGGAGTACGGCCAGCGGCTCGCCGCCTTCGTGGTGAAACGGGAGGGCGCGGGGCTGGATTCGGACATGGTGCGCAACTACGTGCGGCACCGGCTGAGCCGCTTCTCGGTGCCGCGCGACGTCACCTTCCTGAGCGCGCTGCCGCGCGGCGAGACCGGCAAGATCCTCAAGCGGATGCTGGTCGGGGCCGGGGGTGACCCGCCCCTCCCTCCCCCGGCCCTGGGGACGGCGATGCCCTGATCGATCAGGGCAGCTGAGCGCGCCCGACCCGGAGGTCGGGAACCGGCAGTGCGGACCCGGGGCACAACACCAGCGAATCGCCGGGGGCG is a window encoding:
- a CDS encoding AMP-binding protein; amino-acid sequence: MVTDVIDVVAEFPVDRKAVSDLLRIPDTYPRLFPGIGACDPLETVEGDPVVRFRVGTPATEIRTHVVRMTSARDGDSIELHCPAQGSFTSIRLEGDQHRTRVTVTFFAPARMHPGLAELPNSAVADWAVRGLKRVADLLLGAPTSVAVNGEDAPLRRRADIARQVVAGGVLRTYRPDSALRQWRRLAEYGFNLAGGYASGAVRVPNRPAVVDAWGSRTFAEMHRRTELLAAAMAEAGLGAGDAVGILARNHGAMVETMVAAGKLGVDAVLLNTGLPARRIEEIVQRDRLEALFVDAEYDHLVQYLHTDLPRFRTENVPGDDRNVTTEDLIGDGHREYRKPVQPGRLVVLTSGTSGTPKGARRPHPKGFATVAALMSRIPLRSDENMLIPAPLFHTWGLAALQLSTAIRATVVLPDRFDAQECLRLVHEHRITTLIVVPIMVNRILDLPAGVRDRYDTSSLRIVASCGAPLAGATVLDFMDTYGDILYNVYGSTEVSWATIADPDDLRTSPTTAGRPPLGTRLGVLGPDRKPLPVGRIGRVFVGNHMLFDGYVNSAPPDEADGMLDTGDLGYLDATGKLFIAGRDDEMIISGGENVFPRPVEEALAHLPQVSEVAVVGVPDREYGQRLAAFVVKREGAGLDSDMVRNYVRHRLSRFSVPRDVTFLSALPRGETGKILKRMLVGAGGDPPLPPPALGTAMP